The following are from one region of the Streptomyces rubrogriseus genome:
- a CDS encoding NAD(P)/FAD-dependent oxidoreductase produces the protein MSARHDLVIVGGGPAGLATALHAARAGLDTVVVEPRPAPVDKACGEGLMPGAVRSLAALGLAVPGVPVSGIRYVQGARGVQAPFRHGPGMGVRRTDLHGVLHRAVLAAGVPVLPLRVAEVRQDGAGVSVPGTGLRSRWLVAADGLHSRVRRSLGLEAPTRGAPRYGLRRHYAVAPWSPYVEVHWGSDAEAYVTPIGPRLVGIAVLTTRRASFTAHLEGFPGLAARLPPDRAVTSVRGAGPLRQRARTRAHGRILFVGDAAGYVDALTGEGVALALVGAEALVANLRRGTPGRYEADWRRATRRHRLLTELLLRARLQPALAPRIMPTAARLPRVFSAAVNALA, from the coding sequence GTGAGCGCCCGCCACGACCTGGTGATCGTCGGTGGCGGGCCCGCCGGGCTCGCCACCGCCCTGCACGCGGCGCGCGCCGGTCTCGACACGGTCGTCGTCGAGCCCCGCCCGGCGCCGGTCGACAAGGCGTGCGGCGAGGGGCTGATGCCCGGCGCGGTCCGCTCGCTCGCCGCGCTCGGCCTGGCGGTCCCCGGCGTCCCCGTCAGCGGCATCCGCTACGTCCAGGGCGCCCGCGGGGTCCAGGCCCCGTTCCGTCACGGCCCCGGCATGGGCGTCCGCCGCACCGACCTGCACGGCGTGCTGCACCGTGCCGTGCTGGCGGCCGGGGTTCCGGTGCTGCCGCTGCGCGTGGCAGAGGTGCGGCAGGACGGTGCGGGCGTGAGCGTGCCCGGCACGGGGCTGCGCTCCCGGTGGCTGGTCGCGGCGGACGGCTTGCACTCACGTGTGCGGCGCTCCCTCGGCCTGGAGGCGCCAACCCGTGGCGCACCCCGCTACGGGCTGCGCCGGCACTACGCGGTGGCGCCCTGGTCGCCGTACGTCGAAGTGCACTGGGGCAGCGACGCGGAGGCGTACGTCACCCCGATCGGCCCCCGGCTCGTCGGGATCGCCGTGCTGACCACCCGGCGCGCCTCCTTCACCGCCCACCTGGAGGGCTTTCCGGGTCTGGCGGCCCGCCTGCCGCCGGACCGGGCGGTCACCTCGGTGCGGGGCGCCGGGCCCCTGCGGCAGCGGGCCCGCACCCGGGCCCACGGCAGGATCCTGTTCGTCGGCGACGCCGCCGGATACGTCGACGCCCTGACCGGTGAGGGCGTCGCCCTCGCCCTCGTCGGCGCCGAAGCCCTGGTCGCCAACCTGCGCCGGGGCACACCCGGCCGCTACGAGGCCGACTGGCGCAGGGCGACCCGCAGGCACCGGCTGCTGACCGAACTCCTGCTGCGAGCCCGTCTGCAGCCCGCGCTCGCCCCCCGCATCATGCCCACCGCCGCTCGTCTGCCCCGCGTGTTCTCGGCAGCGGTGAACGCGCTGGCCTGA
- a CDS encoding helix-turn-helix transcriptional regulator translates to MGTNEDRDRDAIGGLSSLDDPVRRRLYDYVRTCDEAVSREDAAKAAGISRTLAAYHLDKLSEAGLLTVGYARAAGRGGPGAGRPAKRYTRTDQELSVSVPPRDYGLLAGVLAEAVAADDSGAVREAVAAAAHAAGRSAGGEDLTAALRGCGYEPATTAGGSIDLRNCPFHRLAREHTELVCWLNLHLVRGVLEAGGHQPGRAVLAPRPGRCCVVVDPPEQEPEATAARRPHRGGP, encoded by the coding sequence GTGGGTACGAACGAGGACCGTGACAGGGACGCCATCGGCGGACTGAGCAGCCTGGACGATCCGGTGCGGCGTCGGCTGTACGACTACGTGCGGACCTGCGACGAGGCCGTCAGCCGGGAGGACGCCGCGAAGGCGGCCGGGATCAGCCGCACGCTCGCGGCCTATCACCTGGACAAGCTCTCCGAGGCGGGCCTGCTGACCGTCGGCTACGCGCGGGCCGCCGGGCGCGGCGGCCCGGGAGCCGGCCGCCCGGCCAAGCGCTACACGCGGACGGACCAGGAGCTGTCGGTCAGCGTGCCGCCCCGCGACTACGGTCTGCTCGCCGGGGTGCTGGCCGAGGCCGTCGCCGCGGACGACTCCGGGGCGGTGCGGGAGGCCGTGGCCGCCGCCGCGCACGCGGCGGGCAGGTCGGCCGGTGGCGAGGACCTGACGGCGGCGCTGCGCGGCTGCGGCTACGAGCCCGCGACGACGGCCGGGGGCAGCATCGACCTGCGCAACTGCCCCTTCCACCGGCTCGCTCGCGAGCACACGGAACTGGTGTGCTGGCTGAACCTGCACCTGGTACGGGGCGTGCTCGAGGCCGGCGGACACCAGCCTGGCCGTGCGGTGCTCGCCCCCCGCCCCGGCCGCTGCTGCGTGGTCGTCGACCCACCGGAGCAGGAGCCCGAAGCCACGGCCGCCCGACGACCGCACCGGGGCGGCCCGTAG
- the folE gene encoding GTP cyclohydrolase I FolE, protein MTATAALQVIEDVTGPDEVTGPDLEAAERAAREFLQALGVVVDSEGNRDTPGRMARGYAELLNARPFRMTTFPNDEGYDELVLARDIPLRSVCQHHMLPFVGVAHVGYLPGARILGLSKLARVVEHYACRPQVQERLTKQVADHLAEQLRPRGVGVVVEAEHTCMTLRGVRATGSRTVTSTLLGTLRDDAASRQEFLALTGVQR, encoded by the coding sequence ATGACTGCCACAGCCGCACTGCAGGTGATCGAGGACGTCACCGGGCCCGACGAGGTCACCGGGCCCGACCTGGAGGCCGCCGAGCGGGCCGCCCGGGAGTTCCTGCAGGCGCTCGGGGTCGTGGTGGACAGCGAGGGAAACCGGGACACGCCCGGCCGGATGGCCCGCGGCTACGCCGAACTGCTCAACGCGCGCCCCTTCCGGATGACCACGTTCCCCAACGACGAGGGCTACGACGAGCTCGTCCTGGCCCGCGACATCCCCCTGCGGTCGGTCTGCCAGCACCACATGCTGCCCTTCGTGGGGGTGGCACACGTCGGCTACCTGCCCGGCGCGCGGATCCTCGGGCTGTCGAAGCTGGCCCGGGTGGTGGAGCACTACGCCTGCCGGCCCCAGGTGCAGGAACGGCTGACCAAGCAGGTCGCCGACCACCTCGCCGAGCAGTTGCGGCCCCGGGGCGTCGGGGTCGTCGTCGAAGCCGAGCACACCTGCATGACGCTGCGCGGAGTGCGGGCCACCGGATCGAGAACCGTCACCTCCACCCTGCTCGGAACGCTGCGCGACGACGCTGCGTCCCGCCAGGAGTTCCTCGCCCTCACCGGCGTCCAGCGGTAG
- a CDS encoding NAD(P)/FAD-dependent oxidoreductase, with translation MSTSQHPPRRILIVGAGLAGASAAASLREQGFDGDITVFGEQSHDPYELPPLSKDVLLGRRDEPDWVRGAGYWDDHGITLRRDTAVIALEPADHEIVDADGTAHGYDRLLLATGSRPRVPPGFEGPGVHTLRTLDDALALREKLTDGARVVIVGAGWIGCEVASAARAHGARVTMVDPVPLPLRHVLGDQVGAVFRDLHADHGVALRLGVGATGTEVRPDGRTVLLDDGSELPADVVVVGVGARPRTELAEAAGLDLAAGAVATDAALRTSAPDVYAAGDIAAHDHPRHEGRVRVEHWSNAKEQGTHVAGNLLGGHDAYGADPYFFSDQYDLGCEYRGLADPARDELVLRGDPVTREFLAFWLRDGRIAAALNVNSWDHGDALTALVGSRARVSAQQLTEADLDALATGDAPPRP, from the coding sequence ATGAGCACATCGCAGCACCCGCCCCGGCGGATCCTGATCGTGGGCGCCGGGCTGGCCGGCGCGTCGGCCGCCGCCTCCCTGCGCGAGCAGGGGTTCGACGGTGACATCACCGTGTTCGGAGAGCAGTCCCACGACCCGTACGAACTTCCGCCGCTGTCCAAGGACGTCCTGCTGGGCCGGCGGGACGAACCTGACTGGGTCCGCGGGGCCGGCTACTGGGACGACCACGGCATCACCCTGCGCCGTGACACCGCCGTCATCGCGCTCGAACCGGCCGACCACGAGATCGTCGACGCCGACGGCACGGCCCACGGTTACGACCGGCTGCTGCTGGCGACCGGGTCCCGCCCCCGTGTCCCGCCCGGCTTCGAGGGTCCCGGGGTGCACACGCTGCGCACCCTCGACGACGCTCTGGCCCTGCGCGAGAAGCTGACCGACGGAGCCCGCGTGGTGATCGTCGGCGCCGGATGGATCGGCTGCGAGGTCGCTTCGGCGGCCCGCGCCCACGGCGCGCGGGTGACCATGGTCGACCCCGTGCCGCTGCCGCTGCGGCACGTCCTCGGCGACCAGGTCGGAGCGGTCTTCCGCGACCTGCACGCCGACCACGGCGTCGCCCTGCGCCTGGGCGTCGGGGCGACCGGCACCGAGGTCCGCCCCGACGGCCGGACGGTCCTCCTGGACGACGGCAGCGAGCTGCCCGCCGACGTGGTGGTCGTCGGAGTCGGCGCCCGGCCCCGCACCGAACTCGCCGAAGCCGCCGGTCTGGACCTCGCGGCGGGCGCGGTCGCCACCGACGCCGCACTGCGCACCTCCGCCCCCGACGTCTACGCGGCCGGCGACATCGCCGCCCACGACCACCCGCGCCACGAGGGGCGCGTACGCGTCGAGCACTGGTCCAACGCCAAGGAGCAGGGCACCCACGTCGCGGGCAACCTCCTCGGCGGCCACGACGCCTACGGCGCCGACCCGTACTTCTTCTCCGACCAGTACGACCTCGGCTGCGAGTACCGCGGCCTCGCCGACCCCGCCCGCGACGAACTGGTCCTGCGCGGCGACCCGGTCACCCGCGAGTTCCTCGCCTTCTGGCTGCGCGACGGGCGGATCGCCGCCGCCCTCAATGTCAACTCCTGGGACCACGGCGACGCACTCACCGCCCTGGTCGGCAGCCGCGCACGGGTCTCCGCCCAGCAGCTCACCGAGGCGGACCTCGACGCGCTCGCCACCGGCGACGCACCGCCCCGGCCATGA
- the folP gene encoding dihydropteroate synthase, translating to MPTTAVDLEFRGRRVVLDRPLVMAIVNRTPDSFYDRGATFAAEAARSAIARAVAEGADMIDLGGVTASPGAEVTAAEEVARVVPLVEWARDRYPDLLISIDTWRHEVGDAACRAGADILNDAWAAADPKLIEVAADHGAGYVCTHTGGRTPRAEPFRPDYPDVVAAVRTSVVELAERAEAAGVPRGGILIDSTGYGKNTADHLLLLRSLREFTRTGWPVLMALSNKSFVGEMLDVELEDRLAGTLAATAIAARDGAAVFRAHQVRPTRHVVEMAAGINGSRPPARTSTWIA from the coding sequence ATGCCCACCACAGCAGTCGACCTGGAGTTCCGCGGCCGCCGCGTAGTCCTCGACCGGCCCCTGGTGATGGCGATCGTCAATCGCACACCGGACTCCTTCTACGACCGGGGTGCCACCTTCGCCGCCGAGGCGGCCCGGTCCGCCATCGCCCGGGCCGTCGCCGAGGGCGCCGACATGATCGACCTCGGCGGCGTCACGGCCAGTCCGGGAGCGGAGGTCACGGCCGCCGAAGAAGTCGCCCGCGTCGTTCCGCTGGTGGAATGGGCCCGCGACCGCTACCCCGACCTGCTGATCAGTATCGACACCTGGCGCCACGAAGTCGGCGACGCGGCCTGCCGGGCCGGAGCGGACATCCTCAACGACGCCTGGGCCGCCGCCGACCCGAAGCTCATCGAGGTGGCCGCCGACCACGGGGCCGGCTACGTGTGCACGCACACCGGCGGCCGCACTCCCCGCGCCGAACCCTTCCGGCCCGACTACCCCGACGTGGTGGCCGCCGTCCGCACCTCCGTCGTCGAGCTGGCGGAGCGGGCCGAAGCCGCCGGCGTGCCCCGCGGCGGCATCCTCATCGACTCCACCGGCTACGGCAAGAACACCGCCGACCACCTCCTCCTGCTCCGCAGCCTCCGCGAGTTCACCCGGACCGGGTGGCCGGTCCTGATGGCGCTGTCCAACAAGTCGTTCGTGGGCGAGATGCTGGACGTGGAACTGGAGGACCGGCTGGCCGGCACCCTCGCGGCGACCGCGATCGCCGCCAGGGACGGCGCCGCCGTCTTCCGGGCCCACCAGGTCCGGCCCACCCGGCACGTCGTCGAGATGGCCGCGGGCATCAACGGCAGCCGTCCTCCCGCCCGTACGAGTACCTGGATCGCCTGA
- a CDS encoding pyrimidine reductase family protein — protein MHLIWPAEHARPIDDDELERLYTYPDRERWLAVNFVASADGAVEVGGLARPLSTPPDRKVLRLGSDLADVLLIGATTAMVEGFRGVHPDRRTLDRRRRHGLADVPPTAVVSTGRSLPPDAPVITRARVPTTVLTCASVPEPTRRAWQEAGADVVVAGEDTVDLAAAVAALTGRGLRRIDCEGGPHLFGALTAAGLVDELRLTVSPLLAAGPAGRIATGPPTPPTGLRLATALAEDDTLLLRYLTPSR, from the coding sequence ATGCACCTGATCTGGCCCGCCGAACACGCCCGGCCCATCGACGACGACGAACTGGAACGCCTTTACACCTACCCGGACCGTGAGCGCTGGCTCGCCGTCAACTTCGTCGCCAGCGCCGACGGGGCCGTGGAAGTCGGCGGCCTGGCCAGGCCCCTGTCGACCCCGCCCGACCGCAAGGTGCTGCGGCTCGGCAGCGACCTCGCCGACGTCCTGCTGATCGGTGCCACCACGGCCATGGTCGAGGGCTTCCGCGGCGTCCACCCCGACCGGCGGACGCTCGACCGCCGACGCCGCCACGGCCTGGCCGACGTTCCGCCGACGGCCGTCGTGAGCACCGGCCGATCACTGCCCCCCGACGCCCCCGTCATCACCCGGGCGCGCGTCCCGACCACCGTCCTCACCTGCGCTTCGGTACCCGAGCCCACGCGTCGGGCCTGGCAGGAGGCCGGGGCGGACGTCGTCGTCGCGGGCGAGGACACCGTCGACCTGGCCGCGGCGGTCGCCGCACTCACCGGGCGGGGGCTGCGACGCATCGACTGCGAAGGTGGACCCCACCTGTTCGGAGCACTGACCGCCGCCGGACTGGTCGACGAACTCCGTCTGACCGTCTCCCCGTTGCTGGCCGCGGGCCCGGCCGGCCGGATCGCCACCGGGCCACCCACCCCGCCCACCGGCCTGCGCCTGGCCACCGCACTCGCCGAGGACGACACCCTGCTGCTGCGCTACCTCACGCCCTCGCGCTGA
- a CDS encoding HD domain-containing protein, with translation MSLDALPVPDSPASAAALDVATAYLPPALLNHSLRAYVWAAARGTAEGLSFDPELLYVAALHHDIGLVPAFDSHTVAFEEASGHVARVFAAGAGWPAERRERLADVIVRHMAPQVDAATDPEGHLLARATATEITGRGADDHPPHFRDEVLARYPRLDLTERFLACFQAQAARKPGSSAGGAVRSGLADRMAANPLDL, from the coding sequence ATGTCGCTCGACGCCCTGCCCGTGCCCGACAGCCCGGCGTCGGCCGCCGCCCTGGACGTCGCGACCGCCTACCTTCCGCCCGCGCTGCTCAACCACTCGCTGCGCGCCTACGTGTGGGCGGCCGCCCGCGGCACGGCGGAAGGCCTCTCGTTCGACCCGGAACTCCTCTACGTCGCCGCGCTCCACCACGACATCGGGCTGGTCCCGGCGTTCGACAGCCACACCGTCGCGTTCGAGGAGGCGAGCGGCCACGTCGCCCGCGTCTTCGCGGCGGGCGCCGGATGGCCGGCGGAACGCCGCGAGCGCCTGGCGGACGTGATCGTCCGTCACATGGCGCCGCAGGTGGATGCCGCCACGGACCCCGAGGGACACCTGCTGGCCCGCGCCACCGCGACCGAGATCACCGGCAGGGGCGCGGACGACCACCCGCCGCACTTCCGCGACGAGGTGCTGGCACGCTACCCCAGGCTGGACCTCACCGAGCGGTTCCTGGCGTGCTTCCAGGCCCAGGCCGCGCGCAAACCCGGCAGTTCCGCGGGCGGTGCGGTGCGGTCCGGGCTCGCCGACAGGATGGCCGCCAACCCGCTCGACCTCTGA